From the Lepus europaeus isolate LE1 chromosome 12, mLepTim1.pri, whole genome shotgun sequence genome, one window contains:
- the SPACA9 gene encoding sperm acrosome-associated protein 9 isoform X1, with amino-acid sequence MENFKNSTENWNKNFILVAESLAVPRTPVGFLKPPRAVGWTCRCLNVRTRGGSGGCEPASGRPLQVQSYMEHYCYNATDRRILLMFLDICSELNKLCQHFEALHSGTPVTNNLLEKCKTLVSQSNDLSSLRAKYPHDVVNHLSCDEARNHYGGVVSLIPIVLDLMKEWIAHSEKLPRKVLQHVSEPPARQQATRGAARPAQATGTQLWFRKLKCRQLAQDSLKTRGEGQGVSKPPWRPPGGKL; translated from the exons ATGGAGAACTTCAAAAACTCCACGGAGAACTGGAACAAAAACTTTATTTTGGTTGCAGAAAGCCTTGCAGTGCCACGCACTCCCGTGGGGTTTTTGAAGCCTCCTCGGGCAGTGGGCTGGACATGCAGATGTCTGAACGTGAGGACACGGGGAGGGAGCGGGGGGTGCGAGCCAGCGTCGGGCCGGCCCTTGCAGGTGCAGAGCTACATGGAGCACTACTGTTACAACGCCACGGACCGGCGGATCCTGCTCATGTTCCTGGACATCTGCTCGGAGCTGAACAAGCTCTGCCAGCACTTTGAGGCCCTGCACTCTGGCACCCCGGTCACCAACAACCTCCTCGAGAAGTGCAAAACCCTGGTCAGCCAGAGCAACGACCTGAGCAGCCTCAGGGCCAA GTACCCACACGACGTGGTGAACCACCTGAGCTGTGACGAGGCCAGGAACCACTACGGGGGTGTCGTCAGCCTCATCCCCATCGTCCTGGACTTAATGAAAGAGTGGATCGCCCACTCGGAGAAGCTGCCCCGCAAAGTGCTGCAGCACGTGAGTGAGCCCCCCGCACGCCAGCAGGCCACCAGGGGAGCCGCTCGTCCTGCCCAGGCCACGGGCACCCAGCTCTGGTTCAGAAAACTCAAGTGTAGGCAACTGGCCCAAGACAGCCTCAAAACCAGGGGGGAAGGCCAAGGCGTCTCAAAGCCCCCCTGGCGACCACCTGGTGGGAAGCTGTAA
- the SPACA9 gene encoding sperm acrosome-associated protein 9 isoform X2 codes for MNEVKESLRGIEQKYKLFQQQQFTFIAALERCRESAHDKIRPISSIGQVQSYMEHYCYNATDRRILLMFLDICSELNKLCQHFEALHSGTPVTNNLLEKCKTLVSQSNDLSSLRAKYPHDVVNHLSCDEARNHYGGVVSLIPIVLDLMKEWIAHSEKLPRKVLQHVSEPPARQQATRGAARPAQATGTQLWFRKLKCRQLAQDSLKTRGEGQGVSKPPWRPPGGKL; via the exons ATGAACGAGGTCAAAGAGTCCCTGCGTGGCATCGAGCAGAAGTACAAGCTCTTCCAGCAGCAGCAGTTCACCTTCATCGCAGCCCTGGAGCGCTGCAGGGAGAGCGCCCATGACAAGATCCGGCCCATCTCCAGCATCGGACAG GTGCAGAGCTACATGGAGCACTACTGTTACAACGCCACGGACCGGCGGATCCTGCTCATGTTCCTGGACATCTGCTCGGAGCTGAACAAGCTCTGCCAGCACTTTGAGGCCCTGCACTCTGGCACCCCGGTCACCAACAACCTCCTCGAGAAGTGCAAAACCCTGGTCAGCCAGAGCAACGACCTGAGCAGCCTCAGGGCCAA GTACCCACACGACGTGGTGAACCACCTGAGCTGTGACGAGGCCAGGAACCACTACGGGGGTGTCGTCAGCCTCATCCCCATCGTCCTGGACTTAATGAAAGAGTGGATCGCCCACTCGGAGAAGCTGCCCCGCAAAGTGCTGCAGCACGTGAGTGAGCCCCCCGCACGCCAGCAGGCCACCAGGGGAGCCGCTCGTCCTGCCCAGGCCACGGGCACCCAGCTCTGGTTCAGAAAACTCAAGTGTAGGCAACTGGCCCAAGACAGCCTCAAAACCAGGGGGGAAGGCCAAGGCGTCTCAAAGCCCCCCTGGCGACCACCTGGTGGGAAGCTGTAA
- the SPACA9 gene encoding sperm acrosome-associated protein 9 isoform X3, which yields MENFKNSTENWNKNFILVAESLAVPRTPVGFLKPPRAVGWTCRCLNVRTRGGSGGCEPASGRPLQVQSYMEHYCYNATDRRILLMFLDICSELNKLCQHFEALHSGTPVTNNLLEKCKTLVSQSNDLSSLRAKYPHDVVNHLSCDEARNHYGGVVSLIPIVLDLMKEWIAHSEKLPRKVLQHGTT from the exons ATGGAGAACTTCAAAAACTCCACGGAGAACTGGAACAAAAACTTTATTTTGGTTGCAGAAAGCCTTGCAGTGCCACGCACTCCCGTGGGGTTTTTGAAGCCTCCTCGGGCAGTGGGCTGGACATGCAGATGTCTGAACGTGAGGACACGGGGAGGGAGCGGGGGGTGCGAGCCAGCGTCGGGCCGGCCCTTGCAGGTGCAGAGCTACATGGAGCACTACTGTTACAACGCCACGGACCGGCGGATCCTGCTCATGTTCCTGGACATCTGCTCGGAGCTGAACAAGCTCTGCCAGCACTTTGAGGCCCTGCACTCTGGCACCCCGGTCACCAACAACCTCCTCGAGAAGTGCAAAACCCTGGTCAGCCAGAGCAACGACCTGAGCAGCCTCAGGGCCAA GTACCCACACGACGTGGTGAACCACCTGAGCTGTGACGAGGCCAGGAACCACTACGGGGGTGTCGTCAGCCTCATCCCCATCGTCCTGGACTTAATGAAAGAGTGGATCGCCCACTCGGAGAAGCTGCCCCGCAAAGTGCTGCAGCAC GGGACGACTTAG